A window of Helicoverpa armigera isolate CAAS_96S chromosome 30, ASM3070526v1, whole genome shotgun sequence contains these coding sequences:
- the LOC135119155 gene encoding uncharacterized protein LOC135119155 isoform X1, protein MPRRCELGCSHNPGVTQHQFPHPEKNPELFKAWVNIVGGKLETADDIKFYRKRVICDIHFADKFKNRNNRLNNIAVPTLHLQGAPSQDAHMPPATPHIPTELPMPEHNIWNLPSTSKQIVTGAPSQDAHMPPATPHIPTELPMPEHNIWDLPSTSKQIITAAPPNACVIAAEHNYCSKHGIQQRRKLKGDKKKLKSTSSLENELKISRFQMKNLKTEIIRLRKRSSSLKERLASVDKISNTNCLKKITRNMTTAAKIFTNMQYTQTHKRARGRRFTLKEKVLSLHVQKESQELYSFI, encoded by the exons atgccgaggcggtgcgaattgggatgttcacacaacccgg gtgtgacacaacatcaatttccacacccagaaaagaatcctgagttattcaaagcctgggttaatatagttggtggaaaactggagactgcagatgatatcaaattttacagaaagcgagtcatctgtgacatacattttgcagacaagtttaagaatcgcaacaaccgtttaaataacatagctgttcctactctccatcttcagg gtgctccatcacaagatgctcatatgcctcctgcaactccacatataccaactgaacttcctatgcctgaacataatatatggaatctgccttctacatcaaagcaaatagtcactg gtgctccatcacaagatgctcatatgcctcctgcaactccacatataccaactgaacttcctatgcctgaacataatatatgggatctgccttctacatcaaagcaaataatcactg ctgcacctcccaatgcgtgtgttatagcagcagaacataattattgcagtaaacatggtatacaacaaagacggaaacttaaaggagacaaaa aaaaactgaaatcaacttcatcgctggagaatgaattaaagatttcaagattccaaatgaagaatttaaaaaccgaaattattcggttacgtaaacggagtagtagtttgaaagaaagattagccagcgttgataaaattagcaatacaaattgtttaaaaaaaataacgagaaatatgacaactgcagcaaaaatattcacaaacatgcagtacacccaaactcacaagagagctcgtgggcggaggtttactttaaaggaaaaagttttgtctctccatgtacaaaaagagtcccaagagttatactcttttatataa
- the LOC135119155 gene encoding uncharacterized protein LOC135119155 isoform X2 — protein sequence MPRRCELGCSHNPGVTQHQFPHPEKNPELFKAWVNIVGGKLETADDIKFYRKRVICDIHFADKFKNRNNRLNNIAVPTLHLQGAPSQDAHMPPATPHIPTELPMPEHNIWNLPSTSKQIVTGAPSQDAHMPPATPHIPTELPMPEHNIWDLPSTSKQIITGM from the exons atgccgaggcggtgcgaattgggatgttcacacaacccgg gtgtgacacaacatcaatttccacacccagaaaagaatcctgagttattcaaagcctgggttaatatagttggtggaaaactggagactgcagatgatatcaaattttacagaaagcgagtcatctgtgacatacattttgcagacaagtttaagaatcgcaacaaccgtttaaataacatagctgttcctactctccatcttcagg gtgctccatcacaagatgctcatatgcctcctgcaactccacatataccaactgaacttcctatgcctgaacataatatatggaatctgccttctacatcaaagcaaatagtcactg gtgctccatcacaagatgctcatatgcctcctgcaactccacatataccaactgaacttcctatgcctgaacataatatatgggatctgccttctacatcaaagcaaataatcactggtatgtaa